A region from the Candidatus Tenderia electrophaga genome encodes:
- a CDS encoding flagellar biosynthesis protein FlhA, with protein sequence MENAKNMPSMSEVMRMGLGVPVILLMMLGMMIVPLPALGLDALFTFNISLSLIVLLAVIYSRRPLDFAVFPTVLLLATLLRLALNIASTRVVLLDGHTGTDAAGQVIEAFGEFVIGGNYAVGLVVFAILVIINFVVVTKGAGRVSEVSARFTLDAMPGRQMAIDADLNAGLIGQEEAQLRRNEIIQEADFYGSMDGASKFVRGDAIAGILILFINIIGGLAIGVAQHDMLFAEAVRNYTLLTIGDGLVAQIPSLVLSTATAIIVTRVSSSQDMGGQILGQLFEDPRVLIVTAVILGVLGIIPGMPNLVFLTLAAIMGGGAYMAMQKRQRAAAAEAQQQREPVPQAPGPEIKELSWDDVVPVDTLGLEVGYRLIPLVDKNQGGQLMGRIKGIRKKLTQDLGFLIPSVHIRDNLELAPNVYRITLLGATVGEATIHPDRELAINPGQVYGNLQGIPGKDPAFGLDAVWIETSQRDHAQGLGYTVVDPSTVVATHLSHIIGAHGQELLGREEVQQLLDNVAKVAPKLVEGLVPDILPLGVVVKVLQSLLEEGIPIRDMRRIVETLADEGSRSQDPGILTSQVRIALGRSIVQQINGIANELPVITLDPTLEQLLQESVKNAGSGGLGLEPGLAENMFSALGEAAQRQEVNGQPAVLLVSALIRPVLARLTKGGIPSLRVLSYNEIPDDKQIKVVASVGGQATPALG encoded by the coding sequence ATGGAAAACGCTAAGAACATGCCCAGTATGTCGGAGGTGATGCGCATGGGGCTGGGCGTGCCCGTCATCCTGTTGATGATGCTGGGCATGATGATTGTGCCGCTGCCGGCACTGGGCCTGGATGCGCTGTTCACCTTTAATATATCGCTCTCTTTGATTGTGCTGCTGGCGGTGATCTACAGCAGGCGGCCGCTGGATTTCGCCGTCTTTCCCACCGTGCTGCTGCTCGCCACCCTGTTGCGCCTGGCGCTGAACATCGCCTCCACGCGCGTGGTGCTGCTCGACGGGCATACCGGCACCGACGCCGCCGGTCAGGTGATCGAGGCCTTCGGTGAATTCGTCATCGGCGGCAACTATGCCGTCGGCCTGGTGGTGTTCGCCATCCTGGTGATCATCAATTTCGTGGTGGTCACCAAGGGTGCCGGGCGCGTCTCGGAAGTGTCGGCACGCTTCACCCTGGACGCCATGCCGGGCCGGCAGATGGCCATCGACGCCGACCTCAATGCCGGCCTGATCGGTCAGGAAGAGGCCCAGCTACGGCGTAACGAAATCATCCAGGAAGCGGATTTTTACGGTTCCATGGACGGTGCCAGCAAATTCGTGCGTGGCGACGCCATCGCCGGCATCTTGATTCTGTTCATCAACATCATCGGTGGTTTGGCCATCGGCGTGGCCCAGCACGACATGCTGTTCGCCGAGGCGGTGCGCAATTACACCCTGCTGACCATCGGTGACGGCCTGGTGGCGCAGATCCCCTCGCTGGTGCTGTCCACCGCCACGGCCATTATCGTGACCCGCGTCTCCAGTTCGCAGGACATGGGCGGTCAGATCCTGGGTCAGTTATTCGAAGATCCGCGCGTCTTGATCGTCACCGCCGTTATTCTCGGAGTGTTGGGCATTATCCCCGGCATGCCCAACCTGGTGTTCCTGACCCTGGCCGCCATTATGGGCGGTGGCGCCTACATGGCTATGCAAAAGCGGCAGCGCGCCGCCGCCGCGGAGGCGCAGCAGCAGCGCGAACCGGTGCCGCAGGCGCCGGGGCCGGAGATCAAAGAGCTTAGCTGGGACGATGTGGTGCCGGTGGACACCCTCGGCCTGGAGGTGGGTTATCGTCTGATCCCGCTGGTAGATAAGAATCAAGGCGGCCAGTTGATGGGCCGCATCAAGGGTATTCGCAAGAAGCTGACCCAAGACCTGGGCTTCCTGATTCCCTCGGTGCATATCCGTGACAATCTGGAGCTGGCGCCCAACGTCTATCGCATCACCTTGCTGGGGGCCACCGTGGGCGAGGCCACCATCCATCCCGACCGGGAACTGGCCATCAACCCGGGCCAGGTCTACGGCAACCTGCAGGGCATCCCGGGCAAGGACCCGGCCTTCGGTCTGGACGCGGTCTGGATCGAGACGTCGCAGCGCGATCATGCCCAGGGCCTGGGGTATACCGTGGTCGATCCCAGCACCGTGGTGGCGACCCATCTGAGTCATATCATCGGCGCTCACGGCCAAGAGCTGTTGGGCCGTGAAGAGGTGCAACAGCTGCTTGACAACGTGGCCAAGGTCGCGCCCAAGCTGGTGGAGGGACTGGTGCCCGACATCCTGCCGCTGGGCGTGGTGGTGAAGGTGCTGCAAAGCCTGTTGGAGGAGGGCATTCCCATTCGCGACATGCGCCGCATCGTCGAAACCTTGGCGGACGAAGGCAGCCGGAGTCAAGACCCCGGTATTTTGACGTCGCAGGTGCGTATTGCCCTCGGTCGGTCAATTGTCCAGCAAATCAACGGCATAGCGAACGAGCTGCCGGTCATTACGCTGGATCCAACATTGGAACAGTTATTGCAAGAGTCGGTAAAGAACGCCGGCAGCGGCGGTCTCGGGCTGGAGCCCGGGCTGGCGGAGAACATGTTCTCTGCCCTGGGTGAGGCGGCGCAGCGCCAGGAAGTCAACGGACAGCCGGCGGTGTTGCTGGTCTCGGCCTTGATCCGGCCGGTGCTGGCGCGCTTGACCAAGGGGGGCATCCCGTCGCTGCGAGTGCTGTCATACAACGAGATACCCGATGACAAGCAGATCAAGGTCGTGGCGTCCGTGGGCGGACAAGCGACTCCGGCCCTGGGTTAA